The sequence aataataaataataataatcaataattatattctgtgtcaatactataattaataataacaccaATAAGTAGCACAAAAATGTGCATATCGAGTATGGAACAtcattttttactaattatgactttcgtttatattgttattctaCGTATTACAATGTTTTTCAACGTAtacttttctatattatactaaatatttttttgatataactatAAGCTCAGAGATTTCATTCAAGACATTATTCTTACTTATTAGTAACATAATGCTCTGTAAGTTGGTTATTCCTTAGGattgtagaataaaatataaaacaaaatatttataatttttggtattcggcatgatgtaatttttttgaaaactgatCAAAAATTATGCTTGATAATTTGATGAGTTCTAGTTATGTATGAATACActaaattatgcataataatatttgatatggCGTAAAACATAggtcaaaaatgttattatgaaatcgatatttattgatatttgattttacttgtaaaaaacattatttaattttttgaaaaaaaattaaatttagtaagttCGACCATATCTGAGTATAATTAATGGTAttgttaaattcaatataataaaacatattatatgtagattgtaggtatgctattaaaaaatactgtttaccaatttgaagtatttattttacggaaattacattaaaacttaatttttattgtttttcgtttACACATCATCTCTTACTCTCTCacattacattttgtttatacaaGATTAGGTACTACATTTTTAATCGCATATCATAGTAAACATTATATAgttatctattaaatttataagtgaGTTTATGGTGACATAGTTCGGTGCACTATAGATAAGGTAATGCCCCATGCGATATGGACAGAGCAAAGTATAAAGGGAAATGTAATACAGATATTAACATGCATACGGACATTGCCGTCTCACTCTATTTTTGGTTGCCATTATACGAAAACTGGCGATAATGCAAATTAATATACCTGAAATCCACTGGAGCGGatcgtttatttaattatactcgtAATTGTACTAGCCAGTAATCGACCGCAGTATTGTGATCAATTCTAATAGTCATTGCAAGTGTTATGTATACATCATATGCAATTCACATGGTGTTTAGTTATACGTACGTACCCAAATCTAGCatctatttatttagtataacaatataactacgTAAGTTTTCGTATTCGAGCGATGCGTCTTGACACTTCCGTAGCGTGGTCACTGTGGCTGCTGTATACGTTCGTATGCAACTATTCGGCAGCATCAGAAAAAGGTGACGGAGCACTGCTGCTAACTCCTCTTATACGAAATGGTCAAATCGACGAAGCTCGAGCAGCGTGCAACGTCACGTCCCTGGAGCCGACTATCGAGAGCTACTCCGGTTACCTAACCGTAGACGAAGCGCACGGTTCCAATATGTTCTTCTGGTTCTTCCCAGCCGCGAACGGTAATTCGGATGCGCCCGTCCTGCTGTGGCTACAAGGCGGCCCAGGAGCATCCAGCATGCTCGGTGTATTTAATTTGAACGGTCCATTTTCGGTGCGGTGCAAGTGTGATGGCGGCAAACTCAAGTTGCGTGACCATGCGTGGACGACTACGCATTCGGTGCTATACGTGGACAACCCGGTGGGCACAGGCTTTAGCTACACCGCCGACGATTCTGGTTACAGTACCGACCAGACAGCTGTCGCTCGGAACTTGTACGCCGTTTTGGTACAATTCTTCGAACTGTTCCCCGAGTACCGAAAGAACGACTTCTACGTGACCGGCGAGTCATTTGCCGGTCATTATGTGCCAGCTATATCGTACACAATCCATCAGAACAACCCTGGGGCTAAGGTCAAGATCAACCTTAAAGGGCTGGCAATCGGAAATGGCCTGGTTGACCCTATCAACCAGCTGTTCTTTGGCGAGTACTTGTACCAACATGGATTGGTTGACGGtaactttatattatgatattttgccGTCTACACTGCGTTCATAAATTAAACACATTGATATTGAAACTGCGAAAGAAATACCGAGATTTAAccacataataaatatgtatatgaaatgaaaacattttattttacttcattattgaaaaatttaaataccttaatcaattaattgagaaaaatggaaaaaaatagatatttactaTGTCAGTtgtcaatactttttttttaaaatggtaTACAGTTTCGGCACCTATAAATGTGTAATGATGTTTACCTtagtttataatcaataattattaattatgtaatatgataaacaaaagaaatatgaaaatatatgttatgtgactgtaaatatattaatataataaattaacgttGTTTTAAATGGTTACAGAAAATGGAAAGCAAAAATTCGAACAATTTGAGAATGCTGTTCACGCTCAGATCCTCGCCGGTGACTACAAGGGTGCATTCCGCATATTCGACGAGATGTTGAACGGCATATTCTATCAGTACCCGACGCTGTTTCAGAACCTGACCGGTATGCATTACTACTACAACATGCTGCTGGACCAGAAACCACCTTCGTCCAATGATTGGATGAAGTTCGTTCAAAAACCGTCCGTGAAGGCCGCGTTGCATGTGGGCTCACGGCCGCTGAATAACTTTACAGTGGTCCATCGGCACTTGCTTGGTAACGTACTGCAATCAGTGGCCCCATGGTTGGGTAGCCTGTTGGATGCTGGCCGGTACCGGGTTTTGTTATACAGTGGACAGCTTGACATCAAGTTACATCACCGGGGCACCATGCATATGGCTCAGTTGCTTGAATGGTCAGGCGCAGAACGATTTAGAAATAACGCGAAGCGTACCATTTGGCGCGTTCACGAACAGAAAAATGGATGTGACGGCGGTAACAAGACCACCGTGGCCGGTTACGCGACAACGTCCGGTCCACTGACCGTGCTTTTAGTGAGGGATGCTGGCCACATGGTGCCAGCCGATCAGCCGGTCTGGGCCCTCGACCTCATCGACCGGTTCACTGGCGGCAAAACGTTTTGACCTACAGGAACCGCGATTCgtcgacgataatattatactaaagacgagtttttattatgtacaatgtaccaGATATAATAAACCATAACTCATATACGAGATAttgtgaattcaaatttaacctaTGATAGAGATCGTTATAGCCGACAGTAGTATAAACATAGGCtaagtagaaaaatattaaatattaactatgcgatcatttcgaaaaataaataatcgtacaaggtatacattataacttatatatatttatatacattataacacatctatatatgttatataatatagatatatattatgactatattataatgtccaaCGCTTGGTTAATGCCAAGTTTAACCTAACAGCCTTtggctaataaaaaaatgttggactaATAATTTcactcagaatttaaatatatgtatattatatgtattttattattatttattagttataccaaatgtataattactattaagaCAATAAGACACCTCAAATGGCCCAATACTGCATAGcatgtatgtaaaaaataaaatataaaattattatttaaattggtatataattaaattttaaaatatatttgtcgctaaaaaaattcaattcacCAAACTCCGTGCcctaattttgataaatttcaaatatttaaaatgtaataatcgattatataagtttttttaattttatggatatCATAATTTGGTATTCAGCCAATAGGGATTGGATAATGGTAATATTGATCGGaaagtattaagtttattaaattgttttggtaGCATATTTCCGAAATGTTATTTAACTTAACACTAGTCATATGTTCTCttgtaaaaatgtgttaattttatCATGGATTAAACGTGTCTCGGTTGTATAGTATTACATGactaatactataattaaatattaaaaatataaagtttattgtgtatttgagttatttaatttaaaattgattaattatatattgaacAATAGTTAACGTTTTCATAacttaaagaattaaaataaaaaaacataaacgtATAGATTATACTTACAAACAATTTTGTATTCGTacctaatatcaataataataacaatattataagtactttatatattgttatcattttttattttgttattataacattaaacgggtttaaattatgtatttaagtcAGGTCAGGTGCTGCGTCATCAGACTTTACTGTAATACTAGAAAGCCTAGTTGGaagaataatatagataacttgaaattttataatactgttttttacaaattataaaaaagaatattgtaCGTAACTACAACgacttgatttaaaattaaattaacatatttgtatatagctaggtattaaatagatttttcatGGGGTTTGTTGATAATACTTTTTGCAAGCAATTAGCCTCAACAACTCGTACTCCAGAATAAAATACACGACGTACATATTTAAATAGagttatatctattttattattattacattttgttttataatgtgtTCTAAGCAAAAAATCGTATTATCTCAATGAAAATTgtgtttaagattttatttataattaatgcgGTAGGTattaacacaatttatatttaccacAGTTATAAAGCTTAAAAAATTgcacatttttatatgtatttaaatagcaATAGtaattctaatatataaaacgGAGAttagcaatattttaataactctagacaaatttctatattatgtaatttttcaaaaatataaagagaaagttataaaaaaaattaagttataaactgcttgtaaataaacaaattactattaaaaaatcagTTCGATTTTAGACCAGGCATCATGTACCGAGAATGCTTGTTATAGTGCCacgtgataaattaataaagcatTTGGTATGGAAAtgaaaatattggaaatttttCTAAATCTTACAAAAGCATTTTACACATTACATGCTGGACTAATTGGAATTTTGcctaattttgaattattttgaacCACTAGATTCAAGACTTTCAACCTCGACTCAAATCTCAACCAGCTCTAGTCGGACACTACATTTCCCTAAGAAATACCTATGACGCTATCGTTACGGGGGGAGTGATGTGGCTACTGGCAACTGACAAAACTTTCagcaatcaataatatttattaccatttatcattattatcatttattacctattattattcatcgataattacgtaattattattattatataacccgTCCAGTTCATCTTGGCCATCTGCTGACGTAACAAACTACCAACACAGTTGGTATtactttacattataatttattaggtagtaATCGTAACGGCCGCCGATGGTCAAGATTAACTGGACGGGTTGTATTTAGACTCATCAatactttcattattattattataatcagtatttttttattaatattcgcCTAACCTAAAAACGTTTCAGTATTTTAGTTTATGTAATCTCTCACCGTTGTTCTTGTTTTACGCATGTGTTCTTacttatgttgtattattagtaaaggaatgttaatttttatgaaaataacaatCGTGTTTAATCATTTGATTTAGTAACCTTTACATAGTCATCGCCAGTGTTAAGTACACCTCACTTGCACTACACATAGTGCTTACCTAAATCctctatttatttagtataacaatataactacgTAAGTTTTCGTATTCGAGCGATGCGTCTTGACATTTCCGTAGCGTGGTCATTGTGGTTGCTGTATACGTTCATACGCAACTATTCGGCAGCATCAGAAAAAGGTGACGGAGCACTGCTGCTAACTCCTCTTATACGAAATGGTCGAATCGACGAAGCTCGAGCAGCGTGCAACGTCACGTCCCTGGAGCCGACTATCGAGAGCTACTCCGGTTACCTAACCGTGGACGAAGCGCACGGTTCCAATATGTTCTTCTGGTTCTTCCCAGCCGCGAACGGTAATTCGGATGCGCCCGTTCTGCTGTGGCTACAAGGCGGTCCAGGAGCATCCAGCATGCTCGGTGTATTCAATTTGAACGGTCCATTTTCGGTGCAGTACAAGTGTGATGGCGGCAAACTCAATTTGCGTGACCATGCGTGGACGACTACGCATTCGGTGCTATACGTGGACAACCCGGTGGGCACAGGCTTTAGCTACACCGCCGACGATTCTGGTTACAGTACCGACCAGACAGCTGTCGCTCGGAACTTGTACGCCGTTTTGGTACAATTCTTCGAACTGTTCCCCGAGTACCAGAAGAACGACTTCTACGTGACCGGCGAGTCATTTGCCGGTCATTATGTGCCAGCTATATCGTACACAATCCATCAGAACAACCCTGGGGCTAAGGTCAAGATCAACCTTAAAGGGCTGGCAATCGGAAATGGCCTAGTTGACCCTATCAACCAGCTGTTCTTTGGCGAGTTCTTGTACCAAAATGGATTGGTTGACGGtaactttatattatgatattttgccGTCTACATTGCGTTCATAAATTAAACACATTGATATTGAAACTGCGAAAGAAATACCGAGATTTAAccacataataaatatgtatatgaaatgaaaacattttattttacttcattattgaaaaatttaaataccttaatcaattaattgagaaaaatagaaaaaaatagatACTTACTATGTCAGTtgtcaatacttttttttttaaatggtatacAGTTTCGGCACCTATAAATGTGTAATGATGTTTACCTtagtttataatcaataattaatattaattatgtaatatgataatcaaaaggaatatgaaaatatatgttatgtgactgtaaatatattaatataataaattaacgttGTTTTAAATGGTTACAGAAAATGGAAAGCAAAAATTCGAACAATTTGAGAATGCTGTTCACGCTCAGATCCTCGCCGGTGACTACAAGGGTGCATTCCGCATATTCGACGAGATGTTGAACGGCATATTCTATCAATACCCGACGCTGTTTCAGAACCTGACCGGTATGCATTACTACTACAACATGCTGCTGGACCAGAAACCACCTTCGTCCGATGATTGGATGAAGTTCGTTCAAAAACCGTCCGTGAAGGCCGCGTTGCATGTGGGCTCACGGCCGCTGAATAACTTTACAGTGGTCCATCGGCACTTGCTTGGTAACGTACTGCAATCAGTGGCCCCATGGTTGGGTAGCCTGTTGGATGCTGGCCGGTACCGGGTTTTGTTATACAGTGGACAGCTTGACATCAAGTTACATCACCGGGGCACCATGCATATGGCTCAGTTGCTTGAATGGTCAGGCGCAGAACGATTTAGAAATAACGCGAAGCGTACCATTTGGCGCGTTCACGAACAGAAAAATGGATGTGACGGCGGTAACAAGACCACCGTGGCCGGTTACGCGACAACGTCCGGTCCACTGACCGTGCTTTTAGTGAGGGATGCTGGCCACATGGTGCCAGCCGATCAGCCGGTATGGGCCCTCGACCTCATCGACCGGTTCACTGGCGGCAAAACGTTTTGACCTACAGGAACCGCGATTCgtcgacgataatattatactaaagacgattttttattatgtactaataaatattataattaatatatattattatgaattcaaattgaacaTGTGATAGAGAGCGCTATCTGACagtagtataaagtataaacgtaACCcaagtagaaaaatattaaatacttaaactaTATGATCatgactaaaaattaataattataaaaggtatacattataactaGTGTTAGgataatgttgttattttattgagaGTATTGTGTATGAGTGACATCGGCGgtaaaatcttaaataacaaaactaaataaGTTAAATCTTAACTATCCAACCAGTACCATagaacaataatagtaataatacctaGAAAATTAaatcagcggttcccaaactttttctTTTGGAACTGAACTTTTCTTATGGCGCCCTTATAAAACCGAGgaccattttttttagataaaataaagaatagaacattttaaatttattttcggaCCACATAACGATTAGTGTTGTGGCGTCCAAGTAATGACGCTGCGGTGCACACTTTAGGAACCGctgtattaaatacataacgAAGTCAACATGACACTGTCCTTTACGCCGTTATAGATGGTCTTTGATTACAAaccataaaaacaataataattatctatattttagtcTATACATATTTACGTGTTGTAAACGTTGTAAGCTGTAATAACAAGATTTAATGATATGTCTATACGTCTATATGTATTTTAGATTATCATGCGGATTActagaaaacttaaaaaatttttatattgtatttttttaatacctactatagaggttattattaaaaatgctttAGTGTGATAAACATGGGTTCCTCACCGTAGCTGCACCACAATATTTCTGTATTACTTTTAATGAAAACTTAAGGTAGAATGTATACAAAGATAACAGAAATATGTGTTTAAGAATAGCAGTATTTAACTGTGTAAATTTAAGGATATTTTTCCTATTAACATTGttcgtaatatataattatatcttgaacaatattatcaaaggctaaaaaattaagaatgcCAAATCTTGATAATCTGTACAAATTAATAGGACTCTATTCAAAcaccaaataaatatttacattcttaaaaataaaatttaaatgtacaacttattataatgtaaatggaATCTAAATATCACTCCATATAAAGAATCTAAGTACacccttttaaatatttataagcttaTAACAATGTATGTGATgttgaaataatgaaaaaatattaaaattgatatagtGTGAATAACTCTAAACAAATTCATCGTGCACatgatactaaaattaattataaatatatttctttcaGACAAGGATTTGTGGATTAACTTATTGGACTGAAATTTTACAATttcttaaatgttaataaataaaaccattgattataaatactataaatagtatttataatcaatgataaaacTAATCTCAAAgccaaaatgtacaaaatatattataaaacaatggttataactacatataaaataagttttatattataatatcacatgaCACATTGTACGTTAATTAGCATactttatatgtaaataatataaagttatacgTATACCAACTAATCTGttcatatttactaaatatgtttaatttatccaaaaattatttatatattaattattgtttattcaattaatttttatttatgtaagtataaatcTAAGAAACGTATATTTGTACagcattaattgtatttatttatgagatatacaaattttattttggtttaatgaataaaaaaatattgtagaacAAGTGTTGTGATTTGAGATATTACAAAGTTGTGTACTCGTAGtcgcgattattattatacatcacaaCTGTATATAGATAGTAATTATAGTAAAGTACTAAAGTAAATATACcagttgtatttaattatgataagaactttttattaaactttatcatAGCTCAATACTTTAGTCTGTCCTCAATACACaactattttacataaatagctGTTAAGAATTTTAAccattaaattaacatatttcttatattataggtacttatacataaattttgttcttaaatttaattttcaagatcctctcacaaatattatttaacgctGGTCTTAAATTAGATGAATGATTGGATCATCCTATATACTGTCTTTATGAATGtactactaaatactaatagtgATTATAGATTAGATaactactatttaatattatgtattatactattatactatatttaactatgtacaaataaaacTGGAATTAGGTAGTGGAAAATATCAGTGTTTTATGAATTTCTGATTTCAGTTACTTGATATTCGGTGtgtatgtatagtttatattgataatttattataatcgaaataatatatttattatttttaaatattaacgccATCACAAGgtacacgatataatattaacaaataaaacataatattgttaaaactaaatattcatcacaaattataatacgaattaTATACTCATAccatatacattatgtacaggtaagttataacatttattcaaaaataaaatctatattaactaataatcaactcaatttatatttatatctttcaTTATTTAAGAGAAGTACCAAAGGCAGATAGTAAATTTGAACGCACTCACAACCCAAGATGTAAtgcaaatttttttgaaatcatCACACAtaggtaaatacattatacattataatactttggtatattgtgttgtttaaatatgtttgtaagttaaaaatatggaaatgACAGATACCAATAGggctgaattttttttaaaaataatttatagtggtGAGGGgtaaaacaacttaaaattgcaaatgtaattttatgaatttgaacaaacaaaaaatagatatgttttattaaattatattatatttgttactaAAAAATGCGAAAATTCTAAATTTCAAGTGTACTTCATTGAACTACAGAACCATTCtaccattataaatttattattatattattattttttttttttacataataagcGATATTGAATGGTAATGATGTGTTAATCTATATACCTAATTGAATATTtctaaagaatattaaaaaatgtatttgtattactattataagatATGTATTAGAAATACAATTACACAGAGTATAGACAACTGCCTAGAGTGGACAATTTATAGCACCCCAATTTTTTTTAGTGCCTTAATCTAGATAAAAatctatgcatatattatatatacttataaaacatagttagtttcatatacttaatattatctgAAATGTATAGTGTGATGTAGAAATAGTCATCGTTATATTCCTGGCACCTAGTATCTGGCATGCCTTAGCAGCGAGAATCGTATTCCATACAACTTTCGTGAATAGATTTATATCTTAATGGATAATCTTTGTAAAacgtacttataattttattaaaaaactaaaattggaAGAAAGTGATTCATTTTGAGTAGAAACATACAGAGTAATATTAgcttatttaagaaataaattatatacaaaaagggtatgtactttttttttgattcaCGATTTTATTTTCTTGTTAAGTTGATCTAACGCATTGCAGTATAAAAAtatggaaattataaaatatatacaataattatatcataagcACCTTGAagcatttttgtaaattataattgtatctttagctaaacaaaaaaacattttttaactgaaataacaattttaagtattaacttttattttaataattattaatacatttatcaatagATGTATTAAAGATTAGTAttatcaatgaaaaatataatttatacaagtatttcattattatattattattattagagttaGGTGGTTTTTTACcttaaacactaaaaaatgcatgaaaatatgcacaataaatatcaaaatatgccctacaaaaaaaatttaatatgtctctttaaaattattttattactaatccaaaatgtatttttaattaatttacaactatttttatagttttaaacttaaatacaaatttattatatacaaatatgagatttttgaaattaaatatatataggtacttaaatataattttgtttttactcaaATCAATTGTGTAGACGTGTAGTTGATCAGTATTAGAACATTTAACTTTTGgcattttaagtgaaaataaaacgcgtatattaaaataattcaataacactGCTCGTGGCACACCATGCACCAAACTAaagattttataatgtaaatcaaTATGTCCTATCAGCATAACGGCATCACTACACTATCGCGATCATCGTTCGTAAACatgattatattgattaataaacgTAGAGTTATAGTAaagataaataagtaataaagataagttaataatatatatgttatataaactaaaagttATTCTCGTTTTTGTTAGTTGTGAAACCAACAATACCTACCTATGGGTTTATattgatgtttatattatatttaggttatttttttggcgatatatgcatttatatacaaattttttcaaaatatgaatgtattcataaaaattactaaatatacaaaaatatgcaaaataaaattgaatgtatcTGATTTTATGTCATACAAAACGAATTTCTTACTAGGTTTGCAATGTGTAcgactaaaagaaaaaatatacaaaagttATAAACATCCTAAccctaattatttttgttattattattattattattattatattatgttatattattggatataatatatacgatattatgtacCTAGTGACCTAGTCTATTAATAAAGATTAGATATTTTGCTTTAACCTTATTTCTGTTCTTagtttcgttttatttatacatattatatgaactcACTTATTCAATTGATAggaaagataaattatatacttaattttaataatactatataatatattctacattcgatgttttaaattgctgtaaaaacaatttagaaaaaatgtcttattgaataacaaaaaaaaagccAATTAATTTGGAagtcacaaaataaaatttgtctAATACTAACGAAGGATAATATTCCTATTTTCTGCctttttcacaatattattatgttagtatattaattataatacaggaAACTTCTAACTTTTGACTCCCTAATtaaccaattataaataaatgttcaaaaaacatgttgatgtaaatttaattctttCCTTAATCCAgaggttcccaaccttttttgaCTCCCTTAGTCCTTTTCTAAAAATCCGGAGACACCCTAGGGTCTCTATGACTTATGGCCTATatagactaaaaatatattttaaataattgtacggCACCCCCTGTTTGGGAATCTCTGCCTTAACCTTCTCAGAATCTATAGTTACACAATTACACAATTaatcaaacatatattataaatgtataacttgaaagtattataaaattgtaggaTTTGTAGTAGACATGTTCACTGTACATTACCAAACCTATTTAACCCTTATTTACTTaaccttattaaaaaatatatttttataggtcaaagacaacatttttataaaaaattaaaaataataagtatgctcattagtcattatatatataatttatagttggaTTTCAAATCTATTAAAGATAGGACGACTCAGAGATTTAAATGAGACGGATTTGTATACGACATTAGACGACCAAAAATCATCAACATTAGGCGATAAATTGGAAAAGTAAATTGACAATAATCTATAATCAACCACATAGATTTTTATCAATACTTTAAAatcatttgat is a genomic window of Rhopalosiphum padi isolate XX-2018 chromosome 4, ASM2088224v1, whole genome shotgun sequence containing:
- the LOC132929981 gene encoding venom serine carboxypeptidase-like, whose amino-acid sequence is MRLDTSVAWSLWLLYTFVCNYSAASEKGDGALLLTPLIRNGQIDEARAACNVTSLEPTIESYSGYLTVDEAHGSNMFFWFFPAANGNSDAPVLLWLQGGPGASSMLGVFNLNGPFSVRCKCDGGKLKLRDHAWTTTHSVLYVDNPVGTGFSYTADDSGYSTDQTAVARNLYAVLVQFFELFPEYRKNDFYVTGESFAGHYVPAISYTIHQNNPGAKVKINLKGLAIGNGLVDPINQLFFGEYLYQHGLVDENGKQKFEQFENAVHAQILAGDYKGAFRIFDEMLNGIFYQYPTLFQNLTGMHYYYNMLLDQKPPSSNDWMKFVQKPSVKAALHVGSRPLNNFTVVHRHLLGNVLQSVAPWLGSLLDAGRYRVLLYSGQLDIKLHHRGTMHMAQLLEWSGAERFRNNAKRTIWRVHEQKNGCDGGNKTTVAGYATTSGPLTVLLVRDAGHMVPADQPVWALDLIDRFTGGKTF
- the LOC132929980 gene encoding venom serine carboxypeptidase-like, which encodes MRLDISVAWSLWLLYTFIRNYSAASEKGDGALLLTPLIRNGRIDEARAACNVTSLEPTIESYSGYLTVDEAHGSNMFFWFFPAANGNSDAPVLLWLQGGPGASSMLGVFNLNGPFSVQYKCDGGKLNLRDHAWTTTHSVLYVDNPVGTGFSYTADDSGYSTDQTAVARNLYAVLVQFFELFPEYQKNDFYVTGESFAGHYVPAISYTIHQNNPGAKVKINLKGLAIGNGLVDPINQLFFGEFLYQNGLVDENGKQKFEQFENAVHAQILAGDYKGAFRIFDEMLNGIFYQYPTLFQNLTGMHYYYNMLLDQKPPSSDDWMKFVQKPSVKAALHVGSRPLNNFTVVHRHLLGNVLQSVAPWLGSLLDAGRYRVLLYSGQLDIKLHHRGTMHMAQLLEWSGAERFRNNAKRTIWRVHEQKNGCDGGNKTTVAGYATTSGPLTVLLVRDAGHMVPADQPVWALDLIDRFTGGKTF